GTGAGGTGGGGACGACCTGGACCGCGGTGGCGGGTAGCCAGGCCATGACGGGAACGGTGGTGTCGGCCCAGACCAAGGTGGTGGAGTCGGCGAAGATGCCGTCCTGATCGGTTAGGCCCATGTCGTCCCAGGCAGTCGACGCGAACACGATCTGGGGGACGCTGACGCTCTCGTACTTGTTCCCCAGGGCGGTACCCAGGGTCGAAGGGGCGATGAGGACCACGTCGGTGACGTTGACCGCCGCTGTGACGACGGCGTCATCGTCGACGGCGGTGACGGTGTACCCGAGGTTCTGCAGGAGGGTCATGGCGGCGGTGTCTCCGGCGGTCAGCGCGGCGGGGTCACCGACGACGAGCTGGGCGGTGCCGAACCCGTCGGCATATGCGGGGGAGCCGGTCGCAACTGTCGCCACGGTTAGGGCCGCGACCGAGACACCGGTGGTGACCAGGCGGGTTAACCGGTTCCCGCGCCCACCACTGCGGCGACTCAGGAGGCTTCCCATGCGCAGGAAACCCGCGCGGGCCGCCGAATTTCTCAAAGTCGTCGTCCTAGCGTCCCCACGATTAAGTCGCATACCCACACTCTCCCTGCCCAGCGAACGGTCATTTTCCCTGCCAGGAAAGTGAGGCAAAAGTAGCAGGCCCGACCTCAACGCACCGGGTTCAATCTGTGTTTTCAATCTCCGTTTCAGTGAAAAACAAGGGCACTTTGTTCCGTGTCCGGTGTCGTCGAACCGGGCGGTGCTGCTGTCGATACGGGCCGCCGGAGAGGGCCGGGTCATCACGGTCAGCAGCGTCGGGGGACTGGTCGGCCAACCCTTCGCCGACGCCTACTGCGAAGCGAAGTTCGCCGTCGAGGGCCTGATGCAGTCGCTGGCCCCGGTCATAGCCCGCTATGGCGTGAACGTCAGCATCGTGGAGCCGGCCGCCGTCAGCAGCGCCTTCGTGGCCAACACCGGTGTCTTGGACTTCGATCTGAACGGCCAGGACGGCTCGGGCGACCAGCACCACCTGCACCGCACGTTGCAGGCCGCCTACCTCCGACGCAGCGCGGCTTAGTGGAACTCCGGGCTGGGACCGGCTTTGCTGGGTGTGTACTCAGACGATGTCGAGCCTGAGCCTGGAGCAGGCCGCTTCCAGGGTCGGCTGGAAGCCGCGCAGTGTCAGGGGGTCGTTGAACGTTGGACTGGTCGGCATGGCCGCAATCGCGGCTTCCCACAGAGCGACTGAGCGTGCTGCCGGGTTGTGTGAGCAGGGGTAGATGACGCCGTCGATGCGGTCCGCCGCGGTTCGGTCGCTCCCGGGACCGCAGACGCGGTAGATCGCCCGGGCCCACTCTCGAGATCGTGACCGCAGTCCGCTGGCGATAGCCAGGTTGCCGCCGGCCCTGGTCACCCAGTCGCTCTCGGCTAGGTCGAGTAGCCGCACCTCACTGATCAGGTCGAAGACGGTGAAGTAGGGGCTCTGGGCTGTACGGTCCACCACACCCCGGTCTCGGAAGCACTCGGCCAGGGCGGTCTCCAGCAGCGGCGGTGGGCGCAGTCGCCGAGCCGGGGGTGGGAGAGCAGATGCCACGTAGGCGGCCGCGTACAGGACCCTGCGGGTCGGGTGGACGCGCCTGGGTGGTGGCTGCGGGTCGAAGCGGGAGCGAGTCGGGCCGAACGCCCGAAAGGTGTCCCATGCGGTGGGGTGGTCCCCGCCGGCGCTGTAGATGCGCCCGAGTCGAGCACCCACGGGCAACGTCCAGACGTCGGTGTCGAGGAGGTCAGGGAAGTCGGCCGGCTTGGGGGCAGGGAGGCGTTCGCTCACCTGGGCAGCACGTTTCTCACTCGGGCCTGGCTCGGCTCAGGCTAGCGTGAGCGCGGAGGCAATGACGTCGGCGGCCACGGCCGCGGACCCGCCGGAGGCCAGCCAGTCGACCGGGGAGACCAGCTCGTCTTGGAGCCCCAGCTCTTCACTGGGGTGAGTCACCACGTAGGCGACCGCTAGCGGGTGGGCGTGTTCAGGGATGGCCTTGGCGACTTCGCCCCAGCCCGGGGGCTCACCACTGAGGCCAGCCCCCGCGACCGGCCCACGGGGATTGGCGCCGCCGGGTCTGGACGCGGTGAACTGGAACGCGGGGAAGCGGGTCCTCCCGGCAACCGTGACTGAGTACAGCGACCTGTCCGCTGCCCGCTGCCGGATACGACTCTCACCCACCTGTAGCAGCTCGGCGACCTGCGCTGTGGCCAGGCTGTCTTCGAGCAGCTGCTCCCAGCGCGCTCGGGCGCGATAGGAGGCCCGCTCCTCCAGCGGCGGCATGTCCTCGACGTAGGAACCCACGCTCTCAAGAACGGCTCGCTGCTCCTCGGTCAGCTCCCGGCCGCTCGGCTCCGGTCCGGAGGACGACTCAATGGTGTCAACGAACCGCTCCAGCGCTGCAGCGAGAAGGGCTGGGGGGTCGACGTCGATGCGACGCCCCGACATCAGTTGCCGCAATCGCTCCACCGCCTCCAGCAGTCGCGCGACGGACGAATCCGCTTCTGGTTGAACAACGTTCTCAGGTGCGAGGGCAGCAACGAAGTCGGCCGTCACCTTGCCAAGATCCGCACTCGCCCGATGCCCGCCCACATCGGAGCCGACCGCAATCGCAGGCGCTGCACGCTTCGCCGTGGCCGCCTTCCTCACTGCCCTGCCCGTTGTCGACCGAGCCCCTCCCTGTGCCGCACGCTTCGCCGGGGCGGCCTCCTTCGTCACGAACTGGCCTGAGCTCGCACTCCTCGCCGCGATCTCGCGTGTCCCGGCGGCAACGTTCGAAGCTGTCCTGGTCGACTTTGTAGTCATGGAAGCTGCCTCCTCAAGCGTCGCGCTGGTACTACCTCGAGTTAACACTATCAGCGACTGTTACCTGCAGGAGCGGGTTGGCTCATTGCGGCCACGGGACGTCATCATGCTGCTCAACTGAGCGACACCTACGGCGGAAGTGGCCCCAGAGCCAAGCTCCGGGGCCACTTCAGGTACCTCAAACCTGCTGGGTGATGGTCCCGTCGGGGTTGCGTCGCACCGTGGCGTCGGTGACGAACCGGCCGCTCGAGGCGGACCGGTTCACTGACCGGCTGTTCGACGTGCCCGAACCCACACGCTCGGTGGTGGTCTTGCCGGGCCACCGTGCGACGGTGGCTCGACTGACGAATCGACCGGTAGCGGCTGAGCGATTTACGGACCTGGCCATGGGTCACCTCCAAGGTGATCTTGACCTGTTGTTGACCTCAGCAGGGTGCTGGGCCAGCTACGCTCAACGTCGCTAGGCGCTGATCGAACAGGTCGGTTGGTGGTGGGGTTCGAGGCCAATCGGGCCCCACCACATGAGCGGTCGTTATGACCTCCCACGCTCTGCGTATAGGCGTCGCCGTCAGCCCTTCCCCCCAATCATCCTGGGATTTTTTGGCGCACTTCGGGCGGCAGAGGCCGCCACGATCCGGGCGGCCATCGCTCGGGGGACTCGTCGACGACGAGCCTTTGCCTCCCTGGTGCCCAGGGATGACGCCTCGATGGCCTTCTCGATGTCGGTCATGCGCTCTCCTTCCGACCCTCGACGAGTGTGCGACGGGCGTACTCGAGCGCCCGCTCGACTGCCTTGGGCGTGGTTCCCAACTGGTCGGCAGCTTCGACCTGGGTGTAGCCGTAGTAGTGGCACAGCACGAAGGCTCGGCGAGCCTTGTCGCTGCGCACGTTGCGCAGGGCGTTCGAAGTCATCATGGAGAGCATCACGTCGTCTTCGACGGGGGTGAGACGCTGACTCAGCTGCACCTCAGCGAGATCGATGCTGCCCCGATGGCTCTCGACACTGGTCAGCCAAGGCCGGTAGACGTCAGGGAACCGCAAGATGCACTGGCCGACGAAGAACGTAGTCAGTGAGGCCCCCTTCTCCGGATCCCACCGGCCAGCCCGGAGGACCTCATCTCGGAAGTACCCGAGAGCTCGGGTGACGGTCTCACCGGCGATCGACTCGATCTCGTCTGAAGTGAGCGCCCCCTCGGGTGCCCGCTTCACCGGACGCTTCTTCTGCGCGCACTTGTCGTAGATGGTGCCCTTGCGTATCCACGAGCAGAGGACGTCGACCCCGTAGCGAGCGAGCTCCTCGGCGGTCAGCTGCCACTCTCGCCCTCCGTAGCCAGCAGCCTGCAGATCGGCCACGAGGTTGGCGTCAGCCAGCAGCCGATCGACACGCTCAGCCTTCTGCAACTTATCTACCGTGTCGAAAACGGCGGCCGTCGTCTCCGGTTGTAGGCGTGAGGCAGCGCCAGGCGGCGGGGGCTGCGCCCCCGGGGCCTCACTACTGCTCATCTCCTGCGCCTCTCACTAACAATGGAGTGTTCGGCCCTGTGGCCTCCGACTCGTTCCTCGTCCTCAACCACAAAACCGGACGCTCCTTCGTAGGGCGTCCCGAGGCCGCTTCCCCCCAACTCTTGCTGAAGTTTTTTTCGTAACCCCCTGACCTGCACAAACGTCGACGTCGGGCTCACTTCACAGGTTAGGTCACGGTGGCGACACCCCATCCCGTCATCCACAGGGCCAGCGCCACTGGTGCCCTGGCAGGCACCGTAGAACCTGGTCCTACTTGGTGTCGTGGTCTGGCTCCGGGACACTGTCTGTGGCGGCCTCTACCCTCGAAACCGAGAGCGGGGACAGGTCTGCTCACCGGGCCGGAGGACCATAGATGTTCGACCACGACCGAGACTTCCCACGGGCCTACACAGTGCCTGGGATCGCACACAAGGACGCCAGTACGCGGGGGGTCCAGTGGGCGTTGAAGCAGGCCCAGGCGCTCGGCTCGACGGTGTCGCTCTATGCGCCGGGGAAGCAAAATCTCCGGCGCGTGGCTGAGGAGCACCCAGCGGTGCACGCCCTGATACAGCGCGGCGTTCAGGTCACGACATGGAGGAACGCCAGCCCAGGCGGCGGTGTAGTCGTCGCACTCTGGCCAGACGAGAAGCATCTTCTTGCGGCCGATGAGAGCGGCTCGACTCGGGCACTGGTGGCGGTCACGTGGAACGCGCGGGAGACGTTGGAGTGGGCGCGCGCGAAAGACGCGGAGCCCTTGGGCGGTCCCAGCCCTGACATCAGTCCAACAGCGCCTCTGGATCCCGTGGTGGCTGCGGCAGTCGACGGGCTCGGCATCCTCGTGGGGCAGCACAAGACTGCCGATCAGCGGTACCGGGCAGCCATGGCAAAGGGCCTAGCCATGCTCCGCGACGCCGGCTATGTCCTCGATCCGAGCGCTGTGCACACACATGCCATTGGGCATGGCTGGCGGGCCAGCAATGCTGAGCAGCTTCGAGAGGTCACCACCCGCATCAACGAGGGTCGAGTCATCAAGGGCATGAAGTCGGCACCCCTTCAAGACGACGCACTGGTCAACTGGCGTCAGCGCGCGGCCCAGGGTTCAGCGCCGGATGAAGGATGACCATCCCGGACACCACCGCGCAGCCGCACCCCTTGTATTCCACCGACTCAAGCGAGGAAGGCTTTCGGAGCCAGTGGGGCTTTCGCCTCTTTCGCCAACGATCGTTTACGAGACACCCAGGCGAATGTCGGGAGCCACGCATGAGCCACCGTCTCGCAACCCGTGTCCGTGAACTACGTCAAGCGAGGTACGTTTGTGATACGGTCCGGGGGTGGCACTCGTCGGATATGCCCGGGTCAGCACCCGCGACCAGCATCCGGAGGCGCAGCTCGACGCCTTAAGCGCGGCAGGGTGCGGACGGACGTTCACCGACCACGCGTCGGGCACGCTGGCCCGCCGCCCGGCACTGGATGAGGCGCTGGCCTACCTGCGCTCCGGGGACGCGCTGGTGGTCACCAAGCTGGACCGGCTGGGCCGGTCGGTGCGCAACCTCAAGGAGGTGGCTGATGACCTGCAGTCCCGCGACGTCGCGCTGAGGGCGCTGAGCCAGGGCATCGACACCGCCACCCCGGGCGGCCGGCTGTTCTTCCACATGCTCGCAGCGATCGCGGAGTTCGAGCACGACCTGATCGTGGAACGCACCGTCGACGGGCTCGCCGCCGCCCGGGCCCGCGGCCGCAAGGGCGGCCCGAAGTTCAAGATGACCCCGACCCGGATCGCGCAGGCCCGGGCGATGTACGACGCCGGCGAGCACACCGTCCAGCAGATCGCCGACACGTTCGGAGTGTCCCGACCGACCATCTACCGGCACCTCACCACCACCGCGGATCAACTCGGCCGCTCGACAACAATTCAGTAGGTTTCCACCCAGCTAACGCTCGACGAGCGTCAGCCTATGACCCACGAGGTCCGTCATTTTTGGATGCGTTCGCGATACGGCTCCGGTAATGGCACTTAGTGATGTCGATCCGACAGGCGCGACTAGCACAAGAGGCGAAACTGAACGCCCTGACAAGGCCTGCGTAAATGTTGGATCAAGTTTATCTGATATTCACGGAATAGCCTTGAGAGCGCAGTCCCTCAATAATGGATTCATTATTGAACCCGGCAAAATAGTGGCGAGCATCTCGACGAGTCACAATTTCTATTCCTGCCGACCAGATAAGAAACCCACCGCCGCCATAAGATATGGATCGAATGTCTTCCCGATGGATAACTGCTCCCCGAAAGATAAGCCCTAGGCCGAAACCAGGTCGAAACTGAAGTTGATCACGCGTAACCGTTAAACGAACAAGCGGCCCGCTGAATTTTATTCCTCGCTTGAACCAGCTGCCCACGAACGTGAGGGCTGGCTGGTTTCTGGGAGATTCCGAGGTCATCGCACGAACTGCCTTCGAACGTATTGTTTGACCGCATCGAACAGGTTGAATTTTACATCGGTCCCGGTTTTTGTGTTACTGATTCCTCCATGAATCTCCGCCGGCAGCGGCCCGATACTGACGCCAACTCCAAAGTCGGCGCCGTAGGCAAAATTATTCGGTGCGCCTTGTGCCGACCCCCCAAACAGTTGAGCTCCTGCCGATATCACTCTATACACAGGAACGGAGCCTCCACCATAGGCGAACGGACCACCCAACTGACAAATTTGGTTAACATTACTGAGCTGCTGCGACAGGCTGACGCCAAACGTGGGCGTCTGCACCATATCGCCTGGCCCGGCTGACGTTTCAGCGGTACCCAGTTCAACGTCGCCTGTCTGCAGGTCGAAGGCGACCACGCCACAATAACTGTAGTCAAAACCCGCGAAAACTCCCAGATTAAGGTTCACGCAGTTTCCAACCGAAATGGCGCCACTTGGGTCTGACAGGCTGATGGGGTTGCCATTCGCGTAACTATAGCGGGCGCCGGTGAGGCCAGCGAAGGATGGTCCCGACGACCACGGTGAGGGCGAACGACCACCCCAGCATGTCGTCCCACGGTCGAAGGACGCTCACGTTCAGGAAGACGGTCACGTACGCGACCGCCCCTACCGTCTCCAGCCATGGGGCGTACCGGCCGACGAGCCGCAGGATCGGGTGGGCTCGGCGGTGGTGGTGGTCACCGTTGTCGGTGTCCCTCTGGATGATGGCGTTGGCCTCCGCGATCCGGGCGACGGCGCCGCTGCGGGAGTACGCCGTGCAGCGGTCACAGGCCCAAGCCTGTCGCGGCGTTGTCGGTCCAGGCGTTGTGGATGCGGACGTAGCCGCCGATGGTGGCGAGGGAGCGGTGTCGGGTTTGGTGGGCGATGGCGCGGTCGGAGGATCCACGTAGGTGCGCGTAGGTGACGAATCCGGCGCGCAGGCTGTGCGCGCTGTAGTCGGTGGCGTCGAGCCCGGCCCGGGTGATCGCGGCCTGGACGAGGGTGTTGATGGACTCCGGGTGCAGCGCCCGGCCGGTGGCCTTGTTGGCCCTGCCGACCCCTTGGAACACCGGACCGGTGTGGATGCCAGCGAGGTGAAGCCAGGTCTGCAGGGCGGTGACGGGGCAGCGGTCAGGGTTACCGCTGCGCGGGAGGACTGCTAGTTCGGCCTCTGTGCCGTGGGGGTTGGTCTTCGACCGGGGCAGGGCCAGGACCAGTCCGTGGGGGTGGTCGGTGACGTCCTCGACCCTCAGCGCGGCGAGCTCGCTGCGCCGCAGCGCCGCGACGAACCCGACCAGGAGCAGAGCCCGGTCGCGGGCGCCGGCGAGGTCGGGCTCAGGGGAGCGGCCACGGGTCTTCCAGACCCGGGTGGTCGGGCACGCGGTCAGGACGTCGAACAGCTCGGGCGGCATCAAGGGGCTGGACTGCTCGGGTGGGGCGCCGTGGGTGCGGCGGATCCCTTCCCAGACGGCGACGACTCGGGCGTTCGCGGTCGGGTCGGGCAGGTCGCGCAGCTGGTGGACGAACTTCATTGCCGACAGTCGCCGCGACATCGTCCCGACCTTCGCGCCGGCTCCGGCTAGCGCCGTCAGGTACCCGGTGATCGTCGACGCCGCCGCGGGCAGCGGGTCCCGGTCATGCCCGGTGCACCAGGTGGTGAACTCGGCCCAGTCGGAGCGGTACCCGCGCAGGGTGTTCGCAGCTCGGGCTGCCTCGACGTACCCGACCTCCGCCTCGCTGAGTGGGACCTCGCCGAGCAAGGCGGCCGCGTCCGTCTCCTCGAGCCCGACCATGCCGCCCGATCCCGACGCCCCACCAGCCAACAGGTCGCCCGTGACGGCGGCGTCTGCGCCGTCCGGCTCAGGGTGGGTCACCGGCACATCGTAGGCGCTATCACACGGGATTCCGGTCATTATCCCGTGTGATAAGAGGGTCATGAACAGCATGCCCGACTCGATCAGCCGCGTGGGCCATCTCGAAAATCGTCTTGTCGAGCCAGGCCCGCCGCGAGGTCGCCAGCAGCACGTTGTCCAGCGTGGCGTCGTACGCGGCCTGGAGCCCGGGCAGCTCGAACCGCTGCTGGGCCAGCACTGCTCGTGGGCGCCGATCCAGGCTGTCCCGCCCGACCATAGGATGCCCTGGCGAAGCAGGCGCTTGGAGGTGCGGTGCCAGCCGCGCATCAGGTCGGCGCGCACGTCCTCCCGCACGCGTACCAGGTCACGGGCGGCTTCCTGGGCCAGCGACGGGACCGTGACCGCCGTGATCTCCCCAAGCGCAGCAACCGGGCCAGCAGCAGCGCATCCCGCGCGTCGGTCTTGACGGCTCTTGGGACCTGAGGTGGGAGAGGCACCCGTCGGAGCGCAGGGCAAGACTCTCGGTGTAGGGAGTGACCAGGATCTGAACCCCGAGGACGATGACCAGGCCCACGCCGTCCTGTATGCGCCGCCCGGCCGAGTTTGGACTTTAGCTCGACACACGTTCTCTGGCGGTACGTTGAGGAGATGTCTGATCACCTTGACGGTCGGCATTCAGCGTCGCTGCGACGGCGGCGATGTCGTGAGGGCGGTACGTTGAGGAGATGTCTGATCACCTTGACGGGGGGTATCGGAGTGCGGCGCGGCGACACGGCGACTTCGTCCATCGTGGGGCCACCTCGCCTTACGCGGTCGAGCTGCTGGGTTTCCTGACGGCCCACGAATGGCCCTACAGCCCGGCCCTGATCTCCAACACGGCACAAGCCTCCGTGCTGGCCTACCTGGACGGCACGGCGGCCATCACCCCCGAGCAGCGCGTCGCAGCATCCGAAGATGCGGCCCTGGCCTCGATCGCTCGGATCGTGCGCGAGCTGCACGACCTCACTGCCGGGACCGGGCTTGCGAGGGGCGGTGAGGTCGCCTGCCACAACGACCTCGATCCGCGCAACACGATCTACGACTGCAACGACAACCTCTTGGTTCCGGTCGGGCTCATCGACTGGGACCTGGCCAGCCCCGGGAGGCGGGTGCACGATCTCGCTCACCTCTGCTGGACCTTCACGGGGATCAACCCCACTGCGGATCCCGACCTCGTCAGGCACCGGCTCCACGTCTGCACAGAGGCCTACGGATGGACCGGAACGCAAGACGAAGTCGTC
This DNA window, taken from Dermatophilaceae bacterium Soc4.6, encodes the following:
- a CDS encoding SDR family NAD(P)-dependent oxidoreductase → MSSNRAVLLSIRAAGEGRVITVSSVGGLVGQPFADAYCEAKFAVEGLMQSLAPVIARYGVNVSIVEPAAVSSAFVANTGVLDFDLNGQDGSGDQHHLHRTLQAAYLRRSAA
- a CDS encoding RES family NAD+ phosphorylase, which codes for MSERLPAPKPADFPDLLDTDVWTLPVGARLGRIYSAGGDHPTAWDTFRAFGPTRSRFDPQPPPRRVHPTRRVLYAAAYVASALPPPARRLRPPPLLETALAECFRDRGVVDRTAQSPYFTVFDLISEVRLLDLAESDWVTRAGGNLAIASGLRSRSREWARAIYRVCGPGSDRTAADRIDGVIYPCSHNPAARSVALWEAAIAAMPTSPTFNDPLTLRGFQPTLEAACSRLRLDIV
- a CDS encoding sigma factor-like helix-turn-helix DNA-binding protein: MQKAERVDRLLADANLVADLQAAGYGGREWQLTAEELARYGVDVLCSWIRKGTIYDKCAQKKRPVKRAPEGALTSDEIESIAGETVTRALGYFRDEVLRAGRWDPEKGASLTTFFVGQCILRFPDVYRPWLTSVESHRGSIDLAEVQLSQRLTPVEDDVMLSMMTSNALRNVRSDKARRAFVLCHYYGYTQVEAADQLGTTPKAVERALEYARRTLVEGRKESA
- a CDS encoding recombinase family protein, whose translation is MALVGYARVSTRDQHPEAQLDALSAAGCGRTFTDHASGTLARRPALDEALAYLRSGDALVVTKLDRLGRSVRNLKEVADDLQSRDVALRALSQGIDTATPGGRLFFHMLAAIAEFEHDLIVERTVDGLAAARARGRKGGPKFKMTPTRIAQARAMYDAGEHTVQQIADTFGVSRPTIYRHLTTTADQLGRSTTIQ
- a CDS encoding site-specific integrase, with the translated sequence MTHPEPDGADAAVTGDLLAGGASGSGGMVGLEETDAAALLGEVPLSEAEVGYVEAARAANTLRGYRSDWAEFTTWCTGHDRDPLPAAASTITGYLTALAGAGAKVGTMSRRLSAMKFVHQLRDLPDPTANARVVAVWEGIRRTHGAPPEQSSPLMPPELFDVLTACPTTRVWKTRGRSPEPDLAGARDRALLLVGFVAALRRSELAALRVEDVTDHPHGLVLALPRSKTNPHGTEAELAVLPRSGNPDRCPVTALQTWLHLAGIHTGPVFQGVGRANKATGRALHPESINTLVQAAITRAGLDATDYSAHSLRAGFVTYAHLRGSSDRAIAHQTRHRSLATIGGYVRIHNAWTDNAATGLGL
- a CDS encoding phosphotransferase, which gives rise to MSDHLDGGYRSAARRHGDFVHRGATSPYAVELLGFLTAHEWPYSPALISNTAQASVLAYLDGTAAITPEQRVAASEDAALASIARIVRELHDLTAGTGLARGGEVACHNDLDPRNTIYDCNDNLLVPVGLIDWDLASPGRRVHDLAHLCWTFTGINPTADPDLVRHRLHVCTEAYGWTGTQDEVVSAMLWWQDRCHQGIRAEADAGDRAMQALVVDGVMDAVRRDYDWTLKYLRPR